Within Streptomyces sp. SS1-1, the genomic segment CCGAGGAGCCGCTCGGCGCCCGCGTTCCAGCCGGTGACGGTGCCGTGTTCGTCGACGGTGACCCGGGCGGTCAGGTCCGCGCCGACCAGATCGTCGAGGTCGGACGGGGCCCGGGCGCCGGCGGGCTCGTGCATGATCGCTCATCTCGCTCTCGGAGGGATTCCGGCGGGGCCGCGCCCGGTCGCCCTTGCGGTGCCTCGCACGCTGAGCCTCCTCATCGGCGCGGTCCGGTGGCGGTGCCGGAGGTGGCGGGCTGGCAGCCGGGGCACCACACGGTCGTACGGCCGGCCACACGGGTCCGGCGCAACTGGGCGTGGCAGCGCGGACAGTGCGGGTCGGGGGTGTCCCGGCGGCCCGTCAGCCAGGAGGGGCGCGGCGGGACGCGTCCGGTGGGGACGGCGGAGCGCAGGGTGCGGCGCATCTGGCGGTAGAGGTCCCTGCGGTCGGCGCCGGTCAGATCGCTCGCCCGGCGGGCGGGGCTCAGCCGGGCCCGCCAGAGGATTTCGTCGGCGAGCAGGTTCCCGAGGCCGGCCACCGCGGACTGGTCGAGCAGCACGCCCTTCACGGCGCCCCGGCGCCCGCGCAGGGCCTCCTCGAACCGTTCGCGGTCCACGTCCAGGGCGTCCGGGCCCTGCCCGGCCAGCAGGCGGGCCACGGCGGAGTCGTCCTCGGCGAGCCACAGGCCCCGCAGCTTGCGCTGATCGCGGTAGCTGAGGCGGCGGTCGCCGGACAGGGTGAACAGCACGCGGTCGTGCGGCGCCACGGGGTCGTCCGGCCCGGCGCACACGAGGGAGCCGGTCATGCCGAAGTGCAGGGCCAGGGTGGGGCCGCCGGTGCGGGCGAGCAGCCACTTGCCGTGCCGCTCGGCCCGGGTGATCCGCCGCCCCTCCAGCGCGTCGCGCAGCCGCCGCGTGCTCACGCCGTGGAGCACGCCCGCGTCGCGCACCTCGATCCGGCGCACGGTCCGGCCCCGTGCGCAGGCCCGGAGCACGCCCCGGAATCCCTCGACGTCCGGCAGTTCAGGCATGACGGACGGCCTCCTCAGGTGGATGCCGCACTTCTTATGGTGTGCCCGTTTCCTTCCGGCCTCTCACCTTTTGAGACGGTGTGGAAGCACGCCTAGTGGACGGTCACCGTGCGGGTCTCGGTGATCTGGTCCACGTCCGAGGTGCGCACGGTCACCTTCATCTCCCAGGTCCCGGCGACGGGCAGGTTGAGGAAGCTGTTGCCCCAGTAGCCGCCCTTGTCGGTGAGGGCGGCGTCCAGCGGCCCGATGTCCTGGCCCCGGTGCGTGAAGGAGATCCGCAGTTCGGGGACGGAGGAGATGCCGCCGTCGGGGCCGTAGACGACCGCCTCGATCGAGTTGTCGCCGACGCGGGCGGGGTCGATGGTGATCTGCGCCGTGCCGCGCCCGCCGGGTGTGCCGACGTCGAACGGCACATCGGTGACGGAGGCGCCGACGACCGCGGGCGCGGCGGTGGCCGCCTCGGACTCGGCCCGGCCGGGAAGTGTGCTGGTCAGCAGGGTGGTGACGGCCAGGACGGCCGCGCCGACGGCGACCTCGGTGAGCACGGAGCGGCGCAGCGCCCTGCGGTGAGCGGGATCGGGTTCTCCCCCGGCGGAGGGTTCCGGGCCGGCCGGCTCCGGCGGCGGCCCGGACGGCGGTCCGCCCACCGCCGCCGCCACCTTCGTGCGGACCGCCTGGTCCTCGGACGGCTCCGCCACGGCGGGCGTCGTCTGCAGGGCCGTCCAGCGGCGGGACACGGCCGCCGCCGCGAGGAGCACGACGACCGCCATCAGCTTGATGGCCAGGAGCCTGCCGTACGTCGTGTCGGCGAGCGCGTCCCAGCCGCCGAGGCCGCGCCAGGACTGGTAGACGCCGGTCACGACCAGGACGACCACGGAGGCGAACGCCACCCGGGAGAACCGGCGCACCGCCTCCGCGGGCAGGGCCCCGTGGTGGAGGGCGGCGAGCAGGGCCGCCAGACCGCCCAGCCAGACGGCCGTCGCGAGCAGGTGCAGCGCCGAGGAGGTCATGGCCACCGGCACCTGGATCCCCGCGGAGGCGTGCTCGCCGGCCGCCCAGGTCGCCGCGAGCCCCACGGCGAGGGCGGCGCCGGGCCGGCCGTACCGCCCGCGCCGCCGGGACACGCGCAGCAGGTGGGCGCCGGCGGCCAGGAGGAGGGCCAGCCGGGCCAGCAGGACGATGCCGGGGCGGCCGGTGAGGGTGCGGGCGGCGGCGTCGGCGTCGAACGCCCCGAGCGGGCCCTCGCCGCTCTCGTACGGGGCGCGCAGCACCAGCAGGACGAGCGTGGCCGCGAGCAGCGCCCACCAGGAGGTGCGCAGCAGCCGGTCGTGGAGCGGCACGTGGGGCGGGCGGCAGACGGCGACGAAGGCGGCGGTGCCGATGAGCAGGGCGACGGAGAGGTAGGCGAGGTAGCGGGCGATGGTGTGCAGGGCCTTGGTCACCGGGTCCTCGGTGGGGCCGCTGGCCAGGGCGGCGGCGGCCGTGGTGACGGTGGCCTTGCCGACGGAGAAGGTGAACGCGCCGGACACCGGGTGGCTGTCGGCCGACACCACCCGCCAGGCCACCGTGTAGGTGCCCTGCTCCAGCCCGGCGGGAAGGGTCACCCGGGCGGTGTCGGCGCCGTCCGGGCCGTTCTCCGGCTCCCCGACGCGCAGCCGGCGGCCGTCGGGGTCGAGGACGCGGAAGGAGTCGTCGAGCAGGGCGACGGACTCGCTGAAGGTCAGGGTGAGGTGTCTGGGTGCCGACTTCAGGACGGCGCCGTCCCCGGGGTCGGCGTCCCGCAGCACGGCGTGCGCGGAGGCGGGCCCGGCGCCGCCGAGGAGGAGCAGGACCAGCAGCGGGCCCAGCAGGAGCAGCCGTCGCGGCCCCCGTCGTCCCGGTCGTCCGTCCGCACACCCCACGCCGCATCTCCGCCTTCGGTCCGCACCGCCTCCGGGTACATACGCACGCGGCGGCCCCCGTGCTCACCAGCCGGGCCGTGCGGACACCCCGCCGTCCACCACGAGGTCGTGCCCGGTGATCCAGGACGCCAGGTCCGAGGCCAGGAACACGCAGGCGTCGCCCACGTCCCGCGGGCGCCCGAGCCGTCCCAGGGGCGCCGCCGCCCGCCATCGTGCCACCCCGTCCGGCCACGCCTCCGCCAGCCCCTCCCGGTGCACGAGGCCGGGCGAGACGGTGTTGACGCGGACGCCGAGCGGGCCGTACTCCTGCGCGGCCGTGCGGGCGTGGGCCACCACCGCCGCCTTCGAGGCGCCGTAGTGGGCGTGCAGCGGGGCCGGGCGGGCCGCCTCGACGGAGGCGATGTGCGTGACCGAACCGCTGCCGGGCCGCATGACCTCCACCACGGCGCGGGTGCAGGCGAAGACGCCGGACAGGTTGGTGTCCACCACGGCCCGCCAGTCGGCCGCGGTCATCTCCGCCAGCTCCCGGGTGGGCTGCACGCCCGCGTTGTTCACCAGCGCGGTCAGACCGCCGCCCCACGCGGCGGCCTCGGCGACCAGCCGCCGGCACGCGTCCTCGTCGGTCAGGTCGGCCGTCAGGACGACGGCCCGGCCGCCCGCGTCCCGGATGCGCCCGGCGACCCGGTCGGCCGCGTCCCGCGCGGTGCGGCAGTGCAGGGCGACCGCCGTACCCTCCTCGGCGAACCGGGCCGCGATGCCCTGTCCGATGCCGCCGCCCGCGCCCGTGACGAGGGCGACCTGTCCGTCGAGGAGTCCGCTCATGGACGGCACAGTTCCGCGATCCGGGCGGCCTCGTGGGGATAGCGCGCCGTGAGGTCCGCCAGGTCGCCGTGCTCGTAGTCCTCGTAGGTGAAGCCCGGGGTCATCGTGCAGCCGAAGAAGGCCCAGGAGCCCCCGGCCGCCACCCGGGCCCCCATCCAGGTGCCGGCGGGCACGGTGAGCTGGAGGTGCTGGCCGCGCGTTATGCCGGGGCCCAGGACGGCGGTGCGGGAGGTGCCGTCCGGGGCGAGGAGCAGCATCTCCAGGGGGTCGCCGAGGTAGAAGTGCCAGACCTCGTCGGACGGCAGGCGGTGCAGGGCCGAGTAGTCGTCGGCGGTGAGCAGGACGACGATCGCGGTGCCCTGCGGCCGTCCGTCGGGCCGTTCGGGTCCGGCCCAGGTACGGCGGAACAGCCCGCCCTCACGCGGGATCGGCTCCAGGCGGTAGTGCGCGACGAGTTCCTCGGGCGTCATCCTCCACAAGCTACCTCCCGTGTCAGGAAGGCGAGTTGGGCTTCCTTGCGCGGGAGGTACACGTCCGGCAGGTCGATCTCGGGCAGTACGACGGCCGGTCCGGCGGTGAAGCCCTCCCGGAGGAAGCGGGCCACGGCCTTCTCGTTGCGCACGTCGGGGTCGACGACCACCCGTGAGCGGCCCAGGGTGCGGAAGGCGTAGGCCGTGACGACGGTGAGCAGCGCGGACGTCCAGCCGGGCCGCCGGCCGCCCGGGGCGGCGGGGACGAGCAGCAGGTGCAGGCCGATGTCGCCGGGCCGTACGTCGTAGCACTCGCCGACCCGGTCGGCGTCGGGTTCGTACGTCTGGAGCAGGGCGACCGGGTCGCCGTCGCGTGCGACGAGGAAGGCGTGGTGGGTGTCGAGGGTGGCCATATGGGCGTAGATGCCGGCGATCTGTTCCCGCGTCAGGCCGTTCATGCCCCAGAACACGGCCCGTTCCTCGCTCGCCCAGGCGTGCACGGTCGCGGCGTCGGCGTGCGGGTCGAGGGGGCGGACGGTGACGGTGCCGAAGCCGTCGACGGTCTGCTCGTGGACGGGGGCGGCGGCGGACGCGGGCCGGTCAGACATCGGTCTCCTTCTCGAACGTGGTGAAGTCGGTGCGGATCGGGACCAGTTCGCCGCGCAGCCACAGCGGGAGCTGGTCGCGGTGGTGGGGGGAGCCGGGGACGCCGGACGCCCCGAGCGGGACGACCCAGCGGCTCTCCTCCCGGTCTGCCAGGTCCCAGACGTAGCGGGCGGCGGGGCCGCGGGCGCTGAGGTCGGTGAGTCCGGGCACGGAGGACGTGCACAGCACGCAGTCGTGGTCGCCGGACAGACCGGGTTCCCGGGACGCCGGGTCGGGCAGCGCCCGCCAGGGGGCGAGCCGGTGGGTGTCGCCCCAGGTGGGCGGGGTCGCGGTGGTGTCCTCGGCGACCTCCTCGACGGCCGCCCGCACCAGCTCGGCGCGGTCGACGCCGTACAGGTCGCCGGCGCGCAGCAGGTGTTCGAGGGCGAAGGCGACGCGGGGGAGCAGGGCCAGCCAGGGGAGCAGGACGTCGGGATAGGCGGGCGGGACGGCCGGCGCGGCGAAGGCGGGGTGCGCGGCGAGCCGGCGGACGACGGCCCCGCGCACCCGCGCGTAGAGGGCGGCGTCCACGCTGTCCGCGTCCATACGGCGGTCCCAGGCGAGCAGCGTGCGGCGGACGCGCTCGGCGCCGGGGCCGAGGGGGCCGAGTCCGGCCAGGAGGTCCAGCAGCGGGGTCGCCGAGGCCAGATGGGTGTCCGTGTGGATCGCCGGCATGTCGGCGGCCGACCAGTGCTCCTTCTCCGCGAGCAGGGCTGCGATGCGGTCGGCGCGGTGCGGGGCCGCGAACTCCACGCCGAGGGGCGTGGCGAGGCCCCGCTGGTTGGCCATGACGGCGACGCCGTCGGTGAGGCCGCCGCGGGGTGTCTCGTGCCAGCCCCGCCACTCGTGTCCGGGTTCCCAGGCGGGCACCGGGTGGAGGCGGTTGGCGGTGGAGCGCACGGGCACCTTCCCGGCGACGCGGTGCAGCAGGCCGCCCTCGGTGTCGGCGGCCTGGACCACGTTGACGGGTTCCGTCCACGCGTCGAGGGCGCGGTCGACGTCGGCGACCCTGCGGGCCCGCAGCAGGGGCAGGAGGGCGCCGAAGCCGAGGTCGCCGGTGACGCGGGGCGGGTGGCGCAGGGCGAGCGCGAGGGGCGGGTCCTCCCGGTCGCCTTCCGCGGTGCCGTCGGGCAGCCCCTCCGGGCCGCCGACGATCACCGGTCCCCGGGCGGTCTCGATCACCTCGACCTCGACGGGGTCCTCCCCCGCGACCTCGACGGTCTCGGTGTGCCGGGGGGCGCGCCGCCACACCCCGTCCGGGTCCAGCGCCTCGACGCCGGCCCCGGTCCGTCGCAGCCGCTCGCGGTACAGGTCCTGGTAGTCGGCCATGGCGTTGGTGATGGCCCAGGCGACGGAGCCGGTGTGCCCGAAGTGGGCGATGCCGGGGACGCCGGGCACGGCGAGGCCGACGACGTCGAAGTCCGGGCAGGACAGCTGGATCTGCTGGTAGACGCCGGGTTCCTCGATGAAGCGGTGCGGGTCACCGGCGATGATCGCCCGGCCGGTCACGGTCCGTTCGCCGCTCACGAGCCAGCCGTTGCTCCCGGAGGTGCCCGGCCCGTCCGTGGCGAACAGGCCGACCGCCCCGGGTCCGAGGTGCCGCCGGGCCTGCTCCCGCCAGAGTTTGGCGGGGAAGCCCGCGAACAGCAGGTGGACGCTCAGCCAGATCCCGAACGGCGTCCAGGGCTCCCAGCGTCCGGGGGCGAGCCCGGTCCGCTCGAACTCCGGTGCCCGGCGGGCGCCTTCGGCCAGCCCCTCGTTCACCCCGTCGACGTACGCCCGTACCCAGCGCGCGGTCTCGGGGTCCTGCCGCTCCAGGGCGGCGAAGCAGCGTCGGGCGGTGTCGTCGAGGCGGGCCCGTCTGACGAGTACGTCCCAGGAGAGGGACTCGGCGCCGAGGAAGGACGCGGACGTGCCGCGCGCCCGGTGCCGTTCCACCTCGAGCTGCCAGGCCCGGTCGAGGGCGGTGACCCGGCCCTGGACGCGGGCGAGTTCGTCCACCCCGTCCGCCCGCAGATGCGGAATGCCCCAGGCGTCACGGAAGATCTCGCCGGCCACCTGCACCCCTCCCTCACTTTAGGTAAGCCTTGCCTAAGTCGTCAGCCCGAATGGTACGGGACCGGCCGGGCCCCGCCCCCGCGCGCGGCCCGGCGGCCCGCGCGGCATGATCGGGGGCATGGACGTCACCCTGCATCTCGCCCAGGACCCGGAGGCCGACGCGCTGCTCGGCCGCAGCCCGCTCGCCGCGCTGGTCGGCATGCTGCTGGACCAGCAGGTGCCGATGGAGTGGGCGTTCAAGGGGCCGCGCACGATCGCGGACCGGCTCGGCGCGGACGACCTCGACGCGCACGAGATCGCCGCCCAGGACCCCGAGGCGTTCGCGGCCCTGCTCTCCGAGAAGCCGGCCGTGCACCGCTACCCGGGCTCCATGGCCAAGCGGATCCAGCAGCTGTGCCAGTACCTGGTCGAGCACTACGACGGCCAGGCCGAGCTGGTCTGGAAGGGCGTCGACGACGGCCGCGAGCTGCTGCGCCGGCTCCAGGAGCTGCCCGGGTTCGGCAAGCAGAAGGCACAGATCTTCCTCGCCCTGCTCGGCAAGCGGCTCGGTGTGCGGCCCGAGGGCTGGCGGGAGGCCGCCGGCGCCTACGGCGAGGACGAGTCCTTCCGGTCCGTCGCCGACATCACCGGTCCGGAGTCGCTGGCCAAGGTGCGGGCGCACAAGCAGGAGATGAAGGCGGCGGCGAAGGCAGCGAAGGCGTCCCGCGGCTGACGTCCGTTGGTCCGTGCGGGGGGTTCCGGCGTCCGGCGCGATGAACGGTGGACGCCGCGGGGGGACATGACCTTCCGTGAGCACCGCACGCAGGGGATCGCGCAGCCGGGTCTGGCCGCGGGTCGTCGTGCTGCTGCTCGCCCTGCTGGTGCCGGGGGCGCACGCCCACGCGCACACCCTGCCGGTGGCCGTGACGGCCGGAGCCGAGGCCGTCGAGCACGACACCCTCGACGCCACCGTCCGGCCCGCCGCCCGCGCCGACCGCCGCGCCGGCACCCGTCGTCCCGTACGGCCCTGCGCGGGCCCGCCGCACCGGTCGGCCCCCGCCCCCGTCACCCGCCGGACGGTCCGCCCGGCCACGCTCCCGGGCGTCCCGCCCCTGCTGCGCACCGTCGTCCTGCGCTGCTGACCCGCCCCCGCCAGGAGGCCCCGTCAGCACGACAGGAGGAGCACAGCCATGCCCGCCGACCCCTACGCCGTCCTGCGCGCCCTGCTGCGCGCGGAGGCGGCCCGCGGCGCCCCGAAGCCCGGGGCCCGGAAGAAGGAGCCGCCGCGTCCCCGTGAGGAACGGGAGCGCGGCTGAGACCGGCGCGGCGGGGGCGGACTTCTCCGGGTCACCGCCTCCGCCGCGCCGTCCCGAAGAGCGACCGGGTGATCTCCCGCCCGATCTGCGTGCCGACCGACCGGGCCAGGGACTTGAACATGCCGCTGCCCACGACCTGCTCGACCACGGATTCGTCCTTCTCCGCCCTGCCCTTGCCGCGGGACGGCGTTCCGCGCCCGCCCGCGCCGGTGATCTCGTCGGGCCCCTTGCCGCGCCGGGGCTCCCCGGTGACCTCGTCGGGCCCCTTCCCAGAGCGCCGCTCGCCGGTGATCTCGTCCGGGCCCTTGCCGCTCCGGGACTCCTGGAGCCGTTCGTACGCGGACTCCCTGTCCACAGCCTGTGCATACCGCTCGTACAGCGCGGACCCGGTCACGGCCCGGTCCAGCTCCTCCTCCCCGAGCGGCCCCATCAGCGACTCGGGGGCCCGCAGCCGGGTCGCGGCGACCGGGGTCGGGGCGCCCTTCTCGCTCAGGACGGTCACCACGGCCTCGCCGGTGCCCAGCCCGGTGAGCAGTCCCTCCAGGTCGTACGGCGAGTCCGGGAACGTCTTCACCGTGGCCCGCAGCGCCTTCTGGTCGTCGGGGGTGAACGCGCGCAACGCGTGCTGGACGCGGTTGCCGAGCTGCCCGAGCACCTCGGCCGGCACGTCCTTCGGCGTCTGCGTCACGAAGAAGACGCCGACCCCTTTCGAGCGGATGAGCCGTACGGTCCGGGTGATCGCGTCCAGGAACGCCTTGGACGCCTGGTCGAACAGCAGGTGCGCCTCGTCGAAGAAGAACACCAGTTTGGGCCGGTCGGCGTCCCCGACCTCGGGCAGGTCGTGGAAGAGGTCGGCGAGCAGCCACATCAGGAAGGTGGAGAACAGCCGGGGCCGGTCCTGGACGGCGGACAGTTCGAGGACCGACACCAGGCCCCGCCCGTCCGGTGCCGTCCGCAGCAGCTCGGCCGTGTCGAACTCCGGCTCCCCGAAGAAGTCGCCCATGCCCTCCGCCTCGAAGGCGGTCAGGGAGCGCAGGATCACCCCGGCGGTGGCCGTCGACAGGCCGCCGATGTTCTTCAGCTCCGCCTTGCCCTCGTCGGAGGTGAGGAAGGCGACGAC encodes:
- a CDS encoding Fpg/Nei family DNA glycosylase; amino-acid sequence: MPELPDVEGFRGVLRACARGRTVRRIEVRDAGVLHGVSTRRLRDALEGRRITRAERHGKWLLARTGGPTLALHFGMTGSLVCAGPDDPVAPHDRVLFTLSGDRRLSYRDQRKLRGLWLAEDDSAVARLLAGQGPDALDVDRERFEEALRGRRGAVKGVLLDQSAVAGLGNLLADEILWRARLSPARRASDLTGADRRDLYRQMRRTLRSAVPTGRVPPRPSWLTGRRDTPDPHCPRCHAQLRRTRVAGRTTVWCPGCQPATSGTATGPRR
- a CDS encoding copper resistance CopC family protein; its protein translation is MGCADGRPGRRGPRRLLLLGPLLVLLLLGGAGPASAHAVLRDADPGDGAVLKSAPRHLTLTFSESVALLDDSFRVLDPDGRRLRVGEPENGPDGADTARVTLPAGLEQGTYTVAWRVVSADSHPVSGAFTFSVGKATVTTAAAALASGPTEDPVTKALHTIARYLAYLSVALLIGTAAFVAVCRPPHVPLHDRLLRTSWWALLAATLVLLVLRAPYESGEGPLGAFDADAAARTLTGRPGIVLLARLALLLAAGAHLLRVSRRRGRYGRPGAALAVGLAATWAAGEHASAGIQVPVAMTSSALHLLATAVWLGGLAALLAALHHGALPAEAVRRFSRVAFASVVVLVVTGVYQSWRGLGGWDALADTTYGRLLAIKLMAVVVLLAAAAVSRRWTALQTTPAVAEPSEDQAVRTKVAAAVGGPPSGPPPEPAGPEPSAGGEPDPAHRRALRRSVLTEVAVGAAVLAVTTLLTSTLPGRAESEAATAAPAVVGASVTDVPFDVGTPGGRGTAQITIDPARVGDNSIEAVVYGPDGGISSVPELRISFTHRGQDIGPLDAALTDKGGYWGNSFLNLPVAGTWEMKVTVRTSDVDQITETRTVTVH
- a CDS encoding SDR family NAD(P)-dependent oxidoreductase encodes the protein MSGLLDGQVALVTGAGGGIGQGIAARFAEEGTAVALHCRTARDAADRVAGRIRDAGGRAVVLTADLTDEDACRRLVAEAAAWGGGLTALVNNAGVQPTRELAEMTAADWRAVVDTNLSGVFACTRAVVEVMRPGSGSVTHIASVEAARPAPLHAHYGASKAAVVAHARTAAQEYGPLGVRVNTVSPGLVHREGLAEAWPDGVARWRAAAPLGRLGRPRDVGDACVFLASDLASWITGHDLVVDGGVSARPGW
- a CDS encoding cupin domain-containing protein, whose protein sequence is MTPEELVAHYRLEPIPREGGLFRRTWAGPERPDGRPQGTAIVVLLTADDYSALHRLPSDEVWHFYLGDPLEMLLLAPDGTSRTAVLGPGITRGQHLQLTVPAGTWMGARVAAGGSWAFFGCTMTPGFTYEDYEHGDLADLTARYPHEAARIAELCRP
- a CDS encoding GNAT family N-acetyltransferase → MSDRPASAAAPVHEQTVDGFGTVTVRPLDPHADAATVHAWASEERAVFWGMNGLTREQIAGIYAHMATLDTHHAFLVARDGDPVALLQTYEPDADRVGECYDVRPGDIGLHLLLVPAAPGGRRPGWTSALLTVVTAYAFRTLGRSRVVVDPDVRNEKAVARFLREGFTAGPAVVLPEIDLPDVYLPRKEAQLAFLTREVACGG
- a CDS encoding penicillin acylase family protein, with product MAGEIFRDAWGIPHLRADGVDELARVQGRVTALDRAWQLEVERHRARGTSASFLGAESLSWDVLVRRARLDDTARRCFAALERQDPETARWVRAYVDGVNEGLAEGARRAPEFERTGLAPGRWEPWTPFGIWLSVHLLFAGFPAKLWREQARRHLGPGAVGLFATDGPGTSGSNGWLVSGERTVTGRAIIAGDPHRFIEEPGVYQQIQLSCPDFDVVGLAVPGVPGIAHFGHTGSVAWAITNAMADYQDLYRERLRRTGAGVEALDPDGVWRRAPRHTETVEVAGEDPVEVEVIETARGPVIVGGPEGLPDGTAEGDREDPPLALALRHPPRVTGDLGFGALLPLLRARRVADVDRALDAWTEPVNVVQAADTEGGLLHRVAGKVPVRSTANRLHPVPAWEPGHEWRGWHETPRGGLTDGVAVMANQRGLATPLGVEFAAPHRADRIAALLAEKEHWSAADMPAIHTDTHLASATPLLDLLAGLGPLGPGAERVRRTLLAWDRRMDADSVDAALYARVRGAVVRRLAAHPAFAAPAVPPAYPDVLLPWLALLPRVAFALEHLLRAGDLYGVDRAELVRAAVEEVAEDTTATPPTWGDTHRLAPWRALPDPASREPGLSGDHDCVLCTSSVPGLTDLSARGPAARYVWDLADREESRWVVPLGASGVPGSPHHRDQLPLWLRGELVPIRTDFTTFEKETDV
- a CDS encoding HhH-GPD-type base excision DNA repair protein gives rise to the protein MDVTLHLAQDPEADALLGRSPLAALVGMLLDQQVPMEWAFKGPRTIADRLGADDLDAHEIAAQDPEAFAALLSEKPAVHRYPGSMAKRIQQLCQYLVEHYDGQAELVWKGVDDGRELLRRLQELPGFGKQKAQIFLALLGKRLGVRPEGWREAAGAYGEDESFRSVADITGPESLAKVRAHKQEMKAAAKAAKASRG
- a CDS encoding helicase HerA-like domain-containing protein; translated protein: MSDRKSTPGTGAAPPAPGTRTGAPALPREALEIAAGYAFPGPALDLGALLWDGTCLPDAQIRVPLSMLNRHGLVAGATGTGKTKTLQLIAEQLSAQGVPVFLADVKGDLSGIAAPGLENDKVRSRAAEVHQRWTGTGFPAEFLALGGIGHGVPVRATITSFGPVLLSKVLQLNQTQEQSLGLIFHYADSKGLELVDLKDLRAVVAFLTSDEGKAELKNIGGLSTATAGVILRSLTAFEAEGMGDFFGEPEFDTAELLRTAPDGRGLVSVLELSAVQDRPRLFSTFLMWLLADLFHDLPEVGDADRPKLVFFFDEAHLLFDQASKAFLDAITRTVRLIRSKGVGVFFVTQTPKDVPAEVLGQLGNRVQHALRAFTPDDQKALRATVKTFPDSPYDLEGLLTGLGTGEAVVTVLSEKGAPTPVAATRLRAPESLMGPLGEEELDRAVTGSALYERYAQAVDRESAYERLQESRSGKGPDEITGERRSGKGPDEVTGEPRRGKGPDEITGAGGRGTPSRGKGRAEKDESVVEQVVGSGMFKSLARSVGTQIGREITRSLFGTARRRR